In one window of Pseudobdellovibrionaceae bacterium DNA:
- a CDS encoding nucleotidyl transferase AbiEii/AbiGii toxin family protein: protein MPLTEFQKNLAQTLSINRSEDSHLAGGAAINFSPNSIRYSNDLDYFHDSEERVASAFSADQNLLKKNGYKVSVEMHQPGYIRAIVQKDTQSTKVEWSHDSAWRFMPTVFEEDIGYTLHPIDLAINKVLALAGRDEPRDYIDIHQIFDNTLPLGPLVWAAVGKDPGFTPHSLLELLKRRGKYRPDEFSRLNLRVPVDVVSLKEKWLSQLNDAEEFFLSRQPEDLGALYYSKNKKSFVDPRTERHENDVVLHYGRLGGVLPVVVNI from the coding sequence ATGCCGTTAACAGAGTTTCAAAAGAATCTTGCACAAACATTGTCGATCAATCGCTCTGAAGACAGTCACTTGGCTGGTGGAGCCGCCATTAATTTTTCACCGAATTCAATTCGGTACAGTAACGACCTAGATTATTTTCATGACTCTGAAGAGCGAGTCGCTTCAGCTTTTTCCGCAGACCAAAATTTGTTGAAAAAAAACGGATACAAGGTAAGTGTAGAAATGCACCAACCTGGCTACATTCGCGCGATTGTACAAAAGGATACCCAATCAACAAAAGTGGAATGGTCACACGACAGTGCCTGGCGTTTTATGCCCACCGTCTTTGAAGAGGACATTGGATACACTCTGCACCCCATTGATCTCGCCATCAACAAAGTGCTTGCCCTGGCCGGCAGAGATGAACCCAGAGACTATATAGACATCCACCAAATTTTTGATAACACCCTTCCGCTTGGGCCCCTGGTATGGGCTGCTGTTGGCAAGGATCCCGGGTTCACGCCCCATTCATTACTTGAACTATTGAAACGGCGTGGGAAATACAGGCCTGATGAATTCTCAAGATTGAACCTTCGCGTACCAGTTGACGTGGTGTCACTCAAAGAGAAGTGGCTTTCACAACTCAATGATGCAGAAGAGTTTTTCTTGTCTCGTCAACCTGAAGACCTTGGCGCCCTCTACTATTCAAAAAACAAAAAATCATTTGTAGATCCACGAACTGAACGGCACGAGAACGATGTGGTACTTCATTACGGAAGGCTAGGTGGTGTTCTTCCAGTGGTTGTTAATATCTAG